Proteins from one Candidatus Omnitrophota bacterium genomic window:
- the cmk gene encoding (d)CMP kinase, producing MIIAIDGPAGSGKTTVARLLAKRLGISYLDTGAIYRVLTYLALERKIGAWDEEALTELAKILNLDLKGSEVYLDGVDLSEKIRTPQIDKSISAVVSHPEVRKVIVELQRKIVEKGDFVVEGRDITTVVFPDTEYKFYLDADPNIRAERRSKELQTKGVSIELSEVQEDLEKRDYADKNREVGALKKAPDAFFIDTSNLTIEQSVEEIAKHIQVK from the coding sequence ATGATTATTGCTATTGATGGGCCAGCCGGATCAGGCAAAACTACTGTGGCTCGACTTTTGGCTAAAAGATTAGGTATTTCTTATCTTGATACCGGAGCCATTTATCGTGTTTTAACCTATCTTGCCTTAGAGCGTAAAATTGGCGCTTGGGACGAAGAGGCTTTAACCGAGCTGGCTAAAATTCTCAATTTGGATTTAAAGGGGAGCGAAGTTTATCTCGACGGTGTTGACCTTAGCGAGAAGATTAGGACCCCGCAAATAGATAAGTCTATCTCAGCGGTAGTTTCTCATCCCGAGGTACGAAAGGTAATCGTAGAGCTACAGAGAAAAATCGTTGAAAAAGGAGATTTTGTCGTAGAGGGTCGCGATATTACTACAGTTGTTTTTCCGGATACCGAATACAAGTTTTATCTTGATGCTGACCCGAACATTCGCGCTGAAAGGCGATCGAAAGAACTGCAAACTAAAGGAGTAAGCATTGAGCTTTCTGAGGTTCAGGAGGATTTAGAGAAACGAGATTATGCTGATAAGAATAGAGAAGTTGGAGCTTTAAAAAAAGCTCCTGATGCCTTTTTTATTGATACCAGCAATTTAACTATCGAGCAATCCGTTGAGGAGATAGCAAAGCATATTCAAGTGAAGTAA
- a CDS encoding nucleotidyltransferase family protein, whose translation MKVIILAAGYGTRLYPLTYHIAKPLLLVNKKPMLNFLIDKIAILKKSFPIDEVRVVVNDKFYKDFLAWEKRYKIKVKIVNDGSTSPDDRLGAIKDMRFAMGKEKCDWLILGGDNLFEDSLTSFLDFALDKESNPSIGLYDLKSKKEATRFGIVSLNTKSRIVKFAEKPKKPASTLAASCVYFFPKKSLGLLNTFVKGHRSVDASGRYIAWLVRTAKVFGYILKGKWIDIGHIDSLKLAEKAFK comes from the coding sequence TTTAACTTATCATATTGCTAAACCGTTATTGCTGGTGAATAAAAAGCCGATGCTTAATTTTTTGATTGATAAGATAGCTATTTTAAAAAAGAGCTTTCCGATTGATGAGGTACGAGTTGTAGTTAATGATAAGTTTTATAAAGATTTTTTAGCCTGGGAGAAAAGATATAAAATAAAAGTAAAGATTGTCAATGATGGTTCAACTAGCCCTGATGATCGTCTAGGTGCAATAAAAGATATGAGATTTGCAATGGGTAAAGAAAAGTGTGATTGGTTGATACTTGGTGGAGATAATTTATTTGAGGATAGTTTGACCAGTTTCTTGGATTTTGCTTTAGATAAAGAATCTAATCCATCAATTGGCCTTTACGATCTGAAATCAAAAAAAGAGGCAACCCGGTTTGGCATAGTTAGTTTAAACACCAAGTCACGAATTGTAAAATTTGCCGAGAAACCAAAGAAACCAGCCTCAACCCTTGCGGCATCATGTGTTTATTTTTTTCCTAAGAAATCCCTAGGGTTACTAAATACATTTGTTAAGGGTCATAGAAGTGTTGATGCTTCCGGGCGCTATATTGCTTGGCTTGTTAGGACGGCTAAGGTTTTCGGTTATATCTTAAAAGGCAAGTGGATTGATATTGGACATATTGATTCTTTAAAGTTAGCCGAAAAAGCATTTAAATAA
- the pheA gene encoding prephenate dehydratase codes for MQLKQMRGKIDKIDKRIVELLNQRAQEVIKISLLKKKKKLSLYSPEREASMLESLKKLSQGPLRGEDIENVFREVLSACRSQKANLEIAYLGPQGTFTHLAAIKKFGKRPDYLPVASISDVFDAVDRDQAQYGVVPVENSTEGVINYTLDMFFGSSLNICAEITMNISHALLAKGSESIKRVYSNPEVFAQCRNWIAASLKDVELVPVSSTAKAAKEAKKDKNGACIGNKILANLYGLRIIASSIQDSSNNYTRFLVIAKNDSPPSGKDKTSILFSTKDKVGALHDILSSFKASGLNLTKIESRPSKKKAWEYYFFVDFQGHKSSALVKKSLKKLEKQCSFVKLLGSYPCEN; via the coding sequence ATGCAGTTAAAACAGATGAGAGGAAAAATTGATAAGATAGACAAAAGAATAGTCGAGTTGCTTAACCAGCGGGCTCAGGAAGTAATAAAAATAAGCCTTCTTAAGAAGAAAAAGAAATTATCTCTTTATTCTCCGGAAAGAGAGGCTAGCATGCTTGAGTCTCTTAAAAAGCTAAGCCAGGGGCCTTTGCGTGGAGAAGATATTGAAAATGTTTTTCGGGAAGTTTTATCAGCCTGTCGTTCTCAGAAGGCCAATTTGGAGATTGCCTACTTAGGGCCTCAAGGCACTTTTACTCATCTTGCGGCAATAAAGAAATTCGGCAAAAGACCGGACTATCTTCCGGTAGCAAGTATTAGTGATGTTTTTGATGCCGTCGACAGAGACCAAGCGCAATACGGAGTTGTTCCGGTTGAGAACTCTACCGAAGGGGTAATTAACTATACTTTGGATATGTTTTTTGGCTCATCGTTAAACATTTGCGCTGAGATAACTATGAATATTTCGCACGCCCTCTTAGCTAAAGGGTCTGAGAGTATAAAACGGGTTTACTCTAATCCTGAAGTATTTGCTCAGTGTCGAAACTGGATAGCTGCTTCCTTAAAGGATGTTGAGTTAGTTCCAGTTTCATCGACGGCTAAAGCGGCTAAAGAAGCTAAAAAAGATAAAAATGGTGCTTGTATCGGGAATAAAATTTTGGCCAATCTTTATGGTTTGAGAATAATAGCTTCTTCAATTCAAGACTCATCAAACAATTACACAAGATTTTTGGTAATTGCTAAAAATGATAGTCCACCTTCTGGTAAAGATAAGACCTCTATTTTGTTTTCAACTAAAGATAAAGTAGGGGCTTTGCATGATATTTTGTCATCGTTTAAGGCTTCGGGCTTAAATCTTACTAAAATAGAGTCTCGGCCTTCTAAGAAAAAAGCCTGGGAGTACTATTTCTTTGTCGATTTTCAAGGACACAAGAGCTCTGCTTTGGTTAAGAAGTCTTTGAAGAAATTAGAGAAACAATGTTCCTTTGTTAAACTTCTTGGTTCTTACCCCTGTGAAAATTAG
- the hisC gene encoding histidinol-phosphate transaminase codes for MGTYRKELKKIDNYKPGKPIEEVKRALGLGEVYKLASNEIPFEPTYIKKAVLAEIKNINRYPESGSFYLRQKLAKKLKVNEEQLVFGNGSDELIVLALKAFVEKGDQVIVSYPTFLIYEIQAKIAGAKVIRVPSSGLRYDLEEIAKKVNKKTKIIFIANPDNPTGTYLTQREINNFLAKIPKSILVFFDEAYFEFAPKNFPKSLAFLKKRGNIIVTRTFSKAYGLAGLRIGYGVTTKEIAGILNKIREPFNINRFAQVAAVAALGNNSFLKKAVSYVNNEKSYFYRELKKCKLSFVESATNFVVVDFKKSTKGLYDYLLKNGVIVRELKGWGLSRYFRVTVGLAKENRKFISCLKAYLAKIKG; via the coding sequence ATGGGGACATATCGTAAAGAATTAAAAAAGATCGATAACTATAAGCCGGGAAAACCAATCGAAGAAGTAAAAAGAGCTTTGGGATTGGGTGAGGTCTATAAACTGGCTTCTAACGAGATTCCTTTTGAACCGACCTATATAAAAAAAGCTGTTTTGGCTGAGATTAAGAACATTAATCGTTATCCAGAAAGTGGTTCATTTTACCTGAGGCAAAAATTAGCTAAAAAACTAAAAGTTAACGAAGAACAGCTAGTTTTTGGTAACGGATCTGACGAGTTGATTGTTCTGGCACTTAAGGCCTTTGTTGAAAAGGGTGACCAGGTTATAGTGTCTTATCCGACCTTTTTGATTTATGAAATTCAAGCAAAAATAGCCGGTGCTAAAGTTATTAGAGTTCCTTCCAGCGGCTTGCGTTACGATTTAGAGGAAATAGCAAAGAAGGTAAATAAGAAGACAAAGATTATTTTTATTGCTAATCCTGATAATCCTACCGGAACCTATTTGACTCAGCGAGAAATTAATAATTTTTTAGCTAAAATTCCTAAGTCGATATTAGTTTTTTTTGATGAGGCTTACTTTGAATTTGCACCAAAGAATTTTCCTAAAAGTTTGGCTTTTTTAAAGAAAAGAGGCAATATCATTGTAACTAGAACATTTTCTAAGGCCTATGGCTTGGCTGGCTTGCGTATTGGTTATGGAGTTACTACTAAAGAGATAGCCGGTATTTTAAATAAAATTAGGGAGCCGTTTAATATTAATCGCTTTGCTCAAGTAGCGGCCGTTGCCGCTTTAGGAAACAACAGTTTTTTAAAAAAGGCAGTAAGCTATGTAAATAATGAAAAGAGCTATTTTTATCGAGAATTAAAAAAATGCAAACTTTCATTCGTTGAGAGCGCGACTAATTTTGTAGTGGTTGATTTTAAGAAGAGCACTAAGGGGCTTTATGATTATTTGTTGAAAAATGGCGTTATTGTTCGTGAACTTAAGGGTTGGGGCTTGTCGCGTTACTTTCGAGTGACTGTGGGCCTAGCTAAGGAAAATAGAAAATTTATAAGTTGTTTAAAGGCTTATTTAGCCAAAATTAAAGGATAA
- a CDS encoding prephenate dehydrogenase — protein MDLKRVKKIAIIGVGFMGGSLALALKKKLPYAKIWGFARSQKSFNKLKRLSLLDRVEKDLAKLVVDSDLVVFALPVKVICSYFKKVSPFLKEGATVIDLGSTKQLVEKSAKMNLPRSIDFIACHPLAGSEKSGAEFSHENLYQGSVCLITSSPKAKAAKSVKNFWQKLGCRVVFISASQHDKVLSGISHLPHLISFSLSELISEDYLKFSTNSFKDLTRIANSPALVWADIFISNSDNIVRDLKGYIKILKKYQALLKKGDRELIVKLITKVNHKQKKII, from the coding sequence ATGGATTTGAAAAGAGTTAAAAAAATAGCAATAATCGGTGTTGGATTTATGGGCGGATCTTTAGCTTTAGCTTTGAAGAAGAAGCTGCCTTATGCGAAGATTTGGGGGTTTGCCCGCAGTCAGAAGTCTTTTAATAAGCTTAAAAGGTTAAGTTTGCTGGATCGGGTTGAGAAAGATCTAGCTAAACTGGTGGTTGATTCAGATCTAGTAGTTTTTGCTTTACCGGTTAAGGTTATTTGTAGTTACTTTAAAAAAGTTTCTCCTTTTTTAAAAGAAGGGGCTACGGTTATCGATTTAGGAAGCACAAAACAGTTAGTCGAAAAATCGGCCAAAATGAATTTACCGCGTTCGATCGATTTCATTGCTTGCCATCCTTTAGCCGGAAGTGAAAAGAGTGGCGCTGAATTTAGCCACGAAAATCTTTATCAAGGTTCAGTTTGCTTGATTACTTCTTCGCCCAAAGCCAAGGCAGCTAAATCAGTAAAGAATTTTTGGCAAAAGCTAGGCTGTCGGGTTGTTTTTATTAGCGCTAGTCAGCACGATAAAGTTCTTTCTGGTATATCTCACCTGCCGCATTTAATTTCTTTTTCGCTCAGTGAGCTTATTTCTGAAGATTATTTGAAGTTTTCTACTAACAGTTTTAAAGATTTAACTCGCATAGCTAACTCGCCAGCTTTAGTTTGGGCAGATATTTTTATTTCTAATAGTGACAACATTGTAAGGGATTTGAAAGGCTATATTAAAATTTTAAAAAAATATCAAGCTTTGTTAAAAAAAGGCGATCGGGAGCTAATTGTTAAGTTAATCACCAAGGTAAATCACAAACAAAAAAAGATTATATGA
- a CDS encoding type II secretion system protein GspG — MKISLLVEALKNIKEIKIKKSFTLIELIVVIAIIAILAAIIAPNAFRAIEKAKISATVQDFKSFKTATQAYYADVGKWPWEGAVWNPPNWDTSNGEGYINNDGASGWDGPYLEGWPKANWGMDFVCYYYLSDWDADGIAESHFVSIRKNAFVTPTGNSTALPEHVRQRIDEILDDGDLDTGKLQMASDLYFDYLLVR; from the coding sequence GTGAAAATTAGCCTGTTAGTTGAGGCGTTAAAAAATATTAAGGAGATAAAAATCAAAAAAAGCTTTACTTTAATTGAATTAATTGTAGTCATCGCAATCATTGCCATTTTAGCGGCGATCATTGCACCGAATGCTTTTCGAGCAATTGAGAAAGCTAAAATATCTGCCACAGTTCAGGATTTTAAATCTTTTAAAACTGCGACTCAGGCTTATTATGCTGATGTTGGAAAGTGGCCTTGGGAGGGCGCAGTTTGGAATCCACCCAATTGGGACACCAGCAATGGCGAAGGGTATATCAACAATGATGGTGCCTCAGGTTGGGATGGACCTTATTTGGAAGGTTGGCCAAAAGCCAATTGGGGTATGGATTTTGTTTGTTATTATTATTTGAGTGATTGGGATGCAGATGGGATAGCTGAAAGTCATTTTGTTTCAATTCGCAAGAATGCCTTCGTTACTCCTACAGGCAATTCTACAGCCTTGCCAGAACATGTTCGACAAAGGATAGATGAGATTCTTGATGACGGAGATTTGGATACCGGAAAACTTCAGATGGCTAGCGATTTGTATTTTGACTATCTACTAGTTAGATGA
- the aroF gene encoding 3-deoxy-7-phosphoheptulonate synthase has translation MIIVFKKGATEQEVSNLISRIEKLGLKAMISKGTERTIVGVIGPEDIIRLHPLEVFPGVEKVMPVLAPYKLVSREFKKDDTVVKIARGVEVGGKKITVIAGPCSIESEAQLMEVAKKVKKSGASILRGGAFKPRSSPYTFQGLGQEGLKILKDASDKFSIATATEVMDTRDVELVARYSDCLQIGARNMQNFNLLKEVGQTKKPVILKRGLNATIKELLMSAEYILSEGNFNVILCERGIRTFEDFTRNTLDISAVPVIKLLSHLPIVVDPSHAAGKWGLVGPLSKAAIAAGCDGLLIEVHPNPQEALSDGPQQLLPENFASLMNELKDIAKIVKRQM, from the coding sequence ATGATTATTGTATTTAAAAAAGGCGCAACTGAACAGGAAGTTTCAAATTTAATCAGCCGAATTGAAAAATTAGGATTGAAGGCAATGATTTCCAAAGGTACTGAACGAACTATTGTCGGAGTCATCGGTCCGGAAGACATAATTCGTTTGCATCCTTTAGAGGTTTTTCCCGGTGTTGAAAAAGTAATGCCGGTCTTGGCGCCCTATAAGCTTGTATCTCGAGAGTTTAAAAAAGATGACACAGTAGTAAAAATTGCAAGAGGCGTTGAAGTTGGCGGTAAGAAAATAACAGTTATCGCTGGTCCTTGTTCCATAGAGAGTGAAGCTCAGCTTATGGAGGTTGCTAAGAAAGTCAAAAAATCCGGAGCTTCAATTTTAAGGGGAGGCGCTTTTAAGCCTAGAAGCTCTCCTTATACTTTTCAAGGTTTAGGCCAGGAAGGTTTAAAGATTCTAAAAGATGCATCGGATAAATTTTCAATAGCTACAGCTACTGAAGTTATGGACACCCGCGATGTCGAGCTAGTTGCAAGGTACAGTGATTGTTTGCAAATCGGGGCTCGCAATATGCAGAATTTTAATCTTTTAAAGGAAGTCGGCCAAACCAAGAAGCCGGTTATTTTAAAGCGCGGCCTGAATGCTACGATAAAAGAGCTTTTGATGAGTGCTGAATATATATTAAGCGAAGGAAATTTTAATGTAATCCTTTGTGAGCGGGGGATACGCACCTTTGAAGATTTTACCCGTAATACTTTAGATATCAGCGCAGTCCCAGTAATAAAGTTGCTATCACACCTACCAATTGTAGTTGATCCGTCTCATGCTGCCGGAAAGTGGGGGTTGGTTGGTCCGTTAAGTAAAGCTGCTATTGCAGCTGGTTGTGATGGTTTATTAATTGAGGTCCATCCTAATCCTCAAGAGGCTTTAAGCGATGGGCCACAGCAGTTATTGCCCGAGAACTTTGCAAGTTTGATGAATGAATTAAAGGATATAGCTAAAATAGTAAAAAGACAAATGTAG